Proteins from a genomic interval of Quercus robur chromosome 9, dhQueRobu3.1, whole genome shotgun sequence:
- the LOC126698852 gene encoding uncharacterized protein LOC126698852 has protein sequence MRALGWNCRRLGNPRSVRVLRNIVQQWDPDFVFLSETKLRMRSMERKKRSIGFTNGLVIPSHGRSGGLALLWRKEINVDVQSFSDRHIDAIVTEDKGFKWRMTGFYGNPEVHRRKESWELLKVLSRKFQLPWLCFGYFNEIVSTSEKMGGARRSQRQMDDSREAIDCCRFMDLGFCGPEFTWCNMQEGRHRMYLRLDRALVTQDWADHYKDVRVHHLVESVSDHCALLITDSIVLQSPRKRRFQFEAMWTRRDECRDIIRAVWNDSVNLYSPNGMVAGLKQCADDLSRWNGEVLGRVPRQIQNKRRVLNELVLRDHDGSNGFEINKIRKEINDLLDCEEIMWQQRSKVQWMGLRDRNTRYFHTKASERKKKNTISKILDERGMWRESALEIAEVAVSYFEKLYRTSNPDKIAEVVEAIDPKVSAEMNQSLIKQFTREEVEAALKQMHPSKSPGPDGRQGWQ, from the exons ATGAGGGCCTTAGGATGGAACTGCCGAAGGCTTGGGAACCCTCGGTCAGTTCGTGTGTTGCGCAATATTGTGCAACAATGGGATCCCGATTTTGTGTTTCTTTCAGAAACAAAGCTGAGAATGCGGAGtatggaaaggaagaaaaggagTATTGGTTTTACTAACGGTTTAGTTATTCCAAGCCATGGAAGAAGTGGAGGTCTGGCTTTGTTGTGGAGAAAGGAAATTAACGTTGATGTTCAAAGCTTCTCAGATAGACATATTGATGCCATAGTTACTGAAGACAAGGGGTTTAAATGGCGAATGACTGGTTTTTATGGCAACCCTGAGGTCCATAGAAGGAAGGAATCTTGGGAATTGTTAAAAGTTCTTAGCAGAAAGTTTCAGCTCCCCTGGCTATGTTTCGggtattttaatgaaattgtgtCGACTTCGGAGAAAATGGGAGGAGCTCGAAGATCTCAGAGGCAGATGGATGATTCTAGGGAAGCTATTGACTGCTGTAGGTTTATGGATCTTGGATTTTGTGGTCCGGAGTTCACTTGGTGCAATATGCAAGAAGGTCGACACAGGATGTATCTTCGGCTGGATCGGGCTCTAGTTACGCAGGATTGGGCTGACCACTATAAGGATGTGAGAGTTCATCATCTTGTGGAATCGGTGAGTGACCATTGTGCGCTTTTGATCACCGACTCCATTGTTTTGCAAAGTCCCCGGAAAAGAAGATTTCAGTTTGAAGCAATGTGGACGAGAAGAGATGAGTGCAGGGATATCATCAGGGCAGTGTGGAATGATAGTGTAAATCTCTATAGTCCGAATGGCATGGTGGCAGGGCTTAAGCAGTGTGCTGATGATTTATCAAGGTGGAACGGGGAGGTCCTTGGTCGGGTTCCTAGGCAGATTCAGAATAAGAGGAGAGTCCTTAATGAATTAGTGTTGAGAGATCATGATGGCAGCAATGGTTTTGAAATTAATAAGATTAGAAAAGAGATTAATGACTTGCTGGACTGTGAGGAGATAATGTGGCAACAAAGGTCTAAGGTTCAATGGATGGGGCTGAGGGATCGTAATACTAGATACTTTCACACAAAGGCCTctgagaggaaaaagaaaaataccatCTCTAAGATTTTGGATGAAAGGGGGATGTGGAGAGAGTCTGCCTTGGAGATAGCGGAGGTGGCTGTGTCTTATTTTGAGAAGTTATATAGGACTTCCAATCCCGATAAGATTGCGGAAGTTGTTGAAGCTATTGATCCTAAAGTTTCAGCCGAAATGAACCAAAGTTTGATCAAGCAATTCACAAGAGAGGAGGTTGAGGCAGCCCTGAAGCAGATGCATCCGTCCAAATCTCCCGGCCCAGATG GGCGGCAAGGATGGCAGTGA